The genome window CACCCTGGAATTATAAAAGCAGCAGGTGCAGGGCTCTAACGGGACGCTCTGGGTTCATGAGCAGAGTGCaaggggggtcctgaggggattttcTGCCGGGGGGAACGCCGAGGGTGAGGCGCTGGGCAtcgccccccgcccgcagctGGGAGGATCTCCGAGCACAACAAAGATATTCAAATATCAGTTGGAATAAACCCGCAAAGCTCAAGAAAAAACAAGCTTTCAGGCCGGCAGGGGAACGCGGCCCCTCTCCCTCAGACCCTCCGGCGCTGACCCGGAGCCAAAGAACGCTGAGCACGGGAGATTCCCGGGGCAGGACCCCCCTCACaaccctccctccctcagcgCCGCCCGCTCCTCACCTCGCTGAGGgcagcgccgggccgggcccgggcctGGGAGCCGCCGGGAGCCGAGCGCTCAgggccggccgccgccgcccggccccggagAAAGCGCAGCGCGACTTGGCAGCGGCGGGAGCCGGGCGGGCATGGCCGGGCAACGGGCAAGGGGGGGCCGGGGGCCGCCCCGGAGCTGCTGCGGAGCTTCCCCGGTTTAACCCTTGCGCCGCCGAGCACGGCGCGGCCCCGGCTCCTCCTCCCCGGGGGCGTTGCTGAGGGGCCGCCGGGAGCTGCGGCTGCCCCGGGCATGGGGAAGCTCGGCCGGGAGGGGCTGCGGGACGGGGAATGGGAACGGCGGGAGGGAGCTTGAAGGGCAGCCGGGCCCAGAACTGCCGCCGTGAGCACCGAACCGCTCTGTGCGCACCCAGCGCCAGGTCCGGGCGCCTCTTGGACAcctccacaacttctctggaaaattattccaatgcctgaccacccaaaaagtaatttttttttttttcctcctaatatctaaccGAATTTCCCCTGCCCACTTCCTCTTGTCACGGATTGGCCCAAACCGCCCACTGGTTGTATTTCAGTTTCACCAGGAAGGTAAAACACCCCAGAAATGAGATGGGAGCTTGATCGGCAGACGCGAAGCTGCTCCTGTCACAGTTCTGTTCTCATCCCCACTGTGTGAGGTGACTCCTCTCCCTTCTGAACACTGCTTTAATCTTTTCACTTTCAGAACTGCAAGTGAGAGGTGAAGTGCTTTAGGAGCAGGCAGAACACCCAACAGCATAACAGCACATCAGGGAAAACAGGTAATGCTAGGGAAAGTATTTTTAACAGAACTGCGCTTCTCAGAGCAGGGTTATTCCCCACCACAGTTCCTGCTTATCCAGGCTTTTCCAGTGATGTCCAGGAGGGTGTTTACTTTATCAGCCCCAAGGATTTGAGCAAGGTGTGATGTGGCAGCTCCCTCCGATGGGAAAAGGAGGGTTTGCACTTTACATCggtaaatactttaaaaataattattattttcatgtaGCAGCAGTGGCTTTGTCACATGCTTGAGCCAGGCAGAAGGGAAGGCTACAGGAACATCATCTCATGGTTCAGGCCTATTACACCACAAAAAGAAACACCTGGCGAACACCCTGCCAAAATCAATTCTCACCTCCTCACCCTTCTACTCCAGCACTCAAACTCAACCAAAGCAAGGTACTTCTAGAGAGAGAAGTTTATTTATAGACATTACATACATTCAACACAACAatcagcaaaaccagaaaaacccaCGTTAGCTCATTCTGCTTTATTATTCACCCTTCCATTCTGTGCTAAATAATTAAATTGCGGCTGTGAAGTTGGATCACATCAGAGGCAGCTATGGCAGGAGTCAAGCCACAGAGATGATAGTGTGAATATATGAACTAACAAGATACCAGACAGCTTTAAACTTTATTACtgaagctttttgtttttcattcataGGTCAGTTCTTGCAAGATGATCTTCAGCAGCCTCCTTGTGCAGGCTTAGGCCAAACCTGAAAGGGAAGGAGTTAATTTCAGTGAGTTTTGGACCCCTGAATGGAAGGGTAAGGAGGTATTTCAGTCAATTTTGGGTCCCTGAATGGAAGGTGTTTTCCCTGCCACAGGACAGATTTGTCAGGGTGTTCCCCCTTCCCTCATGCATTTGCTGGGATATGCTGAGCTGCAGTCATGAGCACTGGTGATGATGTCttgcatgcatttttttttttccatgcctcttttgcacagctgcctcctccctcccaggACAGGATGGTTTTGTTATCCTTAGAGCTCTGCTAATGCCCCAAATGTGCTGCTGCCACTTTTCCAGTCACCTTCAGGCCATGCACCAGCACAAAGCATCAGGAATTCACCCCCTCTCCACCCCACAGGACCCAAACACAAAGCCCAAcagaacagcagctgctttACCTGACTTCAGAGCACCTTCATCACTCCCCAGCTGCATCAAAGCCCCAGGACATCATTCCCACAATAATTTTACTGATTATCCCATTTAAGAGCTGCCTGCCAGCACTGTGTACTTACCATTGGAAACCCTGCACTGCTTGAGCACCTCACTGAAGCCCTCACACAGCTTGAGGTCGGTCTGCCTCTGGGCACACTCCAGGAATTGTTTCATCTCATACTGGCAAgggccttgctgctgctgggcagcctgAGCACCCTGGGGCTCCTGAAACACCAAATGGCTCTGTAAAGACCCTTCCAACAAAGCCAAAGCACCCCCAACACTGCTTGCTGAGGGTTCTTCCCTGCATTTCAGTCAAaaccttcatttttttaaatgaaaaacaagtgaAGGGCTAAAGTACAAAACAATTTTCCAGCAGAGAATTATCACTTTCAGAGtagttttttaaattacaaatacTTGAGTGGTTTTGATACATTCAAGTAACTCTGGATGGCACCTGAGCAAAGGTCTCCCCAACATCAGACCTGGAACATGGAATCAGAGGAATACAGTAGAAAATAACACCAACACCTTGCCACACATCCCTCCTGCATCCCTATGAACTCTTTTTAAGATGACTCATGGCGAGTTACCTTGGAGATTCAGTCTGTAGTTATACTCtctatatagttatatatatatatatagattaAATAAAGACTGTAAGCACCCCAGCTGTGACTCATGTGGTGTTTAAGGCTCCAGTAACTCCCTCAGcatggagctgagctgccatCAGTCAGTGTCCAGCCGTGCTTCCCCTCACCTGGTAAGTGACATCAGGCCTGGCAGCTTCAGAGCTGCCCCCTCCACTGAATCCTCCGGTGATGGCGTGGCCAATGGTGTGTCCCACGGCCGAGCCCACGGCCACCCCGGCAGCAGTCGTGGCCATCTGGGCCATCAGCCCCGGCTGCTTCGGGGCCGGGGACGCCACGGCCGAAGGCGGAGCCGCTGCGGGGACAGAGGCCCGAGGAGCCGGTGCTGGAGACGCGACTCTCCTCGGGGGTGCCCggctgcagggacacaaagAGAAACATCActtcaccatcatcatcatcatcatctcaaACCATGCCGGGCAGAGGCCACACGGCTGCAGGGTTCCTCCTGTGAGGCACGGAATGTCCCgagctggaagggacacacaGTGGCACAGAGCGTGCTAGACAGGAGGCCCCAAGGATCACGCTGGGATTACACACACCGCTGTTACACACTGAAAGAGTGAACTCGGTGTTCTGGTGAGCGTCTTATGCAAGATAGGGTCAGAACTACAGGCTTTTTTCTGCTCACACAgctgttttggggaaaaatacaaTCTGCCCCAAAAGCGGCTGATCACCACGGTGCTGGTGTCCTGTCCCTGCGGTCGAGCAGACCCATTTCCATCCCCCAAATCGCCCAACCCCGCTCCGCTAACCCACAGCCAGCCCAACTCAAACCAGCCGGGCGCTGCCACCACCCCGGTGCGTCACCCGCCCGCACAATGGCGGCCGGGCCACTGCGGCCTGCAcgggggagaggggagaaacAGAGGGGGCCCCGGCCGCCCTCACCTAGCGGGGGGCGGCACGCGGGACGTGCGGCTGCGGTTGCCCCTGGGCATGGCGACGGGGAGCGGAGCGAGGCGGAGGAAGCCCCGAGCGGCGCGGAGGGAAGCGGAGGAAGCCCCGAGCGGCACGGCCTGGTCTGATACCGGCACGCCGCCTCTGAAGGTCACCGCGGGCTGCGTCACTTCCGGGACGGCGCGCACGGGGCGGGGCTGAGCGGAGACCACGCCCCCTCCGCCTGAGGCGCCGCGCGGGAGCGGCCGCGATGGCGGCGGTGgcagtaaataaataaacatctAAAGTGCGGTTAAACCCGTGCTCCGGGGACTGTTGGTCATAATAAACGCTTAAATAGCGATAGAACTGCGTCTGTCCGATCTTCAGCCGCAATAAGCAGCTGAATTTTGATAAATATGTGCGTGCAGGAACCTCCGTCATAATAAACACATCGCGTAAACCCGCCTTTGTAGGATCCTCGGTCATAATAAACATCTAAATAGTGTTAAACCCTCGTCTTTGTGGGACCTCCAGCCATAATAAGCACCTAAATAGCGATAAATCTGCTATTGTAGGATCCTGAGCCACAATAAACTCCTAAATCTGTGAGGGACAGTCGGTCACAATAATAAACTCCTAAATCTGTGAGGGACAGTCGGTCACAATAATAAACTCCTAAATCTGTGAGGGACAGTTGGTCACAACAAACACCTAAATCTGTGATGGACAATTGGTCACAATAATAAACTCCTAAATCTGTGAGGGACAGTTGGTCACAAGAAAAACCTAAAGCACAATAAACCTGCACCCCTGGCATCTTCAGGCACAATAAACACCTAAATCGCCATGGAAAGTGTTCCAGCCTTCAGGGAATCGTTCTCTGAGGAAAAGGAGCCTCAAAAACCTCTCAGAATTCAGCCCTTTGGTAGagttacagattttattttatttctatggATTCATGGGTTTCTCTGGAGCAAAGAGGAGATCCCATCAATCCATAGAAACATCTCCAAGAGGTGCCATAAGATGATCCTGGATTCCTTTTGGTGATgcccagcaacaggacaaggagtaataaactaaaacacaacAAGTTTCACCTCAACAcaagaaagaatttctttatgttggggtggcagagctgtgaaCCTGCAGtgtccctctctggagacattcctgCCCCACCTGGATTTggtccaggtgaccctgccttggatgatctccagaagtcccttccaaccccaaccattctgtgactatgggattttcaccccaaaaaagaAGCCAGGGTCCCTCCTGCCCCCTCATCCCTACTCAGGGGCTGAGTCTCCTTGCTTTAGAGACACTGTCTACTCAgataaatgaatttttaaattaatttattagcTATTGAATTAATGAAGCTGTTTCTACACCCAGCAGCAATGATAAGAGATACCACAGTCAACAGTTATGATAATTCATGTTAAAAAATTGCTTGTTGGCAATTTCTTCACTTAAAAAGGAGGTGAAAGACCAGATATTTCAACATCTTTTACATCAGGGGATGTAACTGTTGCCTGATGAAAGAAGAGCTAACATTGTGAGTTTATAGAGCAGGAGTACAGCTCAGAAAAGCAGTTGCTGACGAGAGAATTATCAGGAGATAAATATAAATGATAAACCATGCTCAGAACAGGGACATCTGCAGAAGCTCAGACCACTAGTGTTGCTGCAGGACAGCTTCTCCCTGGCTCTTGGCCTCTCTCCATCTCTGAGAGCAATAATTGAgcaataattttgcttttctagaGTTCAAGCAACTCGTTTCTTAATGAGTGGTTTTCTCAATGCTTTTTAATTAATAGTTTTCaattttcactctttttttctttgctggcagGGCGATTCTTGACGCTTGAAGTCATTTTGTGACCGCGTCCCtcttggatttgttttgttttgcagaacAATGAGGGCAGGATGGCACTGCGGGCAGGATGAATGCTGCCATTGTGCTTtgtcctgctgctttccttgggAAAACTCCAGAGCTCCCTTTTGTACCGGCTCACCCTCGCATCTGCTAATGCCCACAGCTCACAAGGATTTGGGGAAGGACACAAGAACCAGTAGCTGATGGccatccccaaaaaaatccgcAATAATGGTGGTTGTGGTGATGTTCACAGCAAGCAAATATTGgtttatttcagctgttttgATGTGGGTTCACCACAGGGATTAAGTGGTTCTTTAACCACCAGTCAGGTGCTGATGCTTCTTTTGATAGAAAGGTGTGAAAGAAACAAGATCCAGCCTTGATTTTGGGTTGTGTCCATCTGATTGTGACCCAGTGTGGCAGAATGGGATCCCAGATCTGGGAAATAAGTGATGAAATCCCATTGCACAAGCGCGAGGCTGAGCGAGCTCTGGGGGAAccatcagcagctgctcccgAGCCAAGTGGAACAAGAGGCTGTGGTGTGAAAATCAAACTTTTAATAGATTTCTTCTATTGTTTGTCCAAATGACACATCCCAGAAAAGCTCGTGGTGAGTTTGGGAGTGCAGCAGGCCCTCTGCACACCAgatgggctctgggcagggtgTGGGAGTTTGGTGCGTTCTGCCCAAAATCACGGAAAAACCTCTGGAGAACGGGGCTGAGGCTCACATCACCTGAGCTCCATGAAGTGACACATCATCCCTGAGGGTCAGCTCAGCCAGGGAGACTTTTCTCGCATTTTTGGGAATTGCCCGGTCTCCTCGTGTCCCAGACTGGAGGGAAAAAACGTGAGGAAAAGCccattttccttttggaaagcccaattttctgctgaaaagcCCATTTTCCTGCtacaaaatcccattttccttttggaaaatctaattttcctgctggaaaagccCGGTTTTCTCTCTGGAttccggcggggcgggggcggcggtgTGAGGGGACTCTGCCGGGCTCGCGgcggccgccagggggcgctaTGCCAcgccccccccacccccgcccAGGCCTGACGTGACGTCGTCGCGAGGCGCCACGTCTGGCGCGAGCGGCGAGGGGCGTGGCCAGcgaggggggaaaggggagggggtTGTGGcgcgcccgcccggccggcCAATGAGGAGCGCGCGCGCGTGCGCGGCCGGCCAATGAGGAGCGCGCGcgtgcgcggggcggggccgcgccgggcgcGCGTCGCGGGCTGAGGCGGAGGGACGGggccaagatggcggcgcccgtCCTGCTGCGGGTGTCGGTGCCGCGCTGGGAGCGGGTGGCGCGGTCCGCCGTGTGCGCCGCCGgcatcctgctgtccctgtaCGCCTGCCACCTGGAGCGCGAGAAGGGCCGCGACAGCCACTACCAGGCCCTGTGCGACCTCAGCGAGCGGGTGCGCTGCTCCGCCGCCATCACCTCCAGGTGAGGCGCGGGTGGgacccgccgccgcccccgcggggggaaggggctgagggCTGCGGGAGCGCTGGGGAAGGGTCCCGGAGCGCTGCCTCCCATGCCTCGGGGCGTGCTGGGGGCCGGGCCGGTGCTCggaggggctgcggggcgggcgggggcacggaggggccggggctgccggggaCGGGGCAGCGCTCCCGGTgtggggcagccccggggctggagGGCCCCTGTGGGAACGGGTATTTTCGGGATCGCTACGGCTGGAGGGTGAGGCACCCGCAATTGCTGTGTTGTAATCAGTGGCAATTAGGTGGAGTGACAGGCGTTTCAGTGGTAAAAGCTGGGCAGAGtggagtgctgtgtctgtgAGCCGTGGTTAAGGACAACATAAACAAGTGCGGTTGCGGGTGGTTCGCTTTGTTAGCTTTAATTGCAGTATCTGTTTTGCGTTCTCATTGGGACGAaccctggcagcacaggagaTGCTTTGGTGATCCAGAGGAAGTGCTTCATTCAAAGGAGGCTTGGATGCCTCTGCAGCACAAGCCCAGTCCAAATCCTGACTTATTTTGCAGATGTCCAGCCAGTTCAGCAGTTGCTTTCTAAAGGCCAAGAGCTCTTATTTCTGTTAGGAGAGTCATTGTATGAATCTGGTTCTTAAGCAAATCTATGTATTAAATCCTTCCTCTTTGTTTTAATGAGAATTTTGTTATTATTGTGTTAGTGCCTTCAGCTGAATGAATACTTGagatttcctttttccc of Molothrus aeneus isolate 106 chromosome 20, BPBGC_Maene_1.0, whole genome shotgun sequence contains these proteins:
- the CHCHD2 gene encoding coiled-coil-helix-coiled-coil-helix domain-containing protein 2, which encodes MPRGNRSRTSRVPPPASRAPPRRVASPAPAPRASVPAAAPPSAVASPAPKQPGLMAQMATTAAGVAVGSAVGHTIGHAITGGFSGGGSSEAARPDVTYQEPQGAQAAQQQQGPCQYEMKQFLECAQRQTDLKLCEGFSEVLKQCRVSNGLA